In Sorghum bicolor cultivar BTx623 chromosome 8, Sorghum_bicolor_NCBIv3, whole genome shotgun sequence, one genomic interval encodes:
- the LOC8070100 gene encoding serine/threonine-protein phosphatase 6 regulatory ankyrin repeat subunit A — protein MARKVNLREAKGDKGRNALHAAAAGDHLDVCRFLVEELGLNVNYTTEEGMSPVHFAATAGSMCVLKYLLECGVDPAMPDSSRGCTPLHCAAEEGRCEAVRLLLSKGIDVDPVNYRGTPLHLAVSKDQDQVVKILLEHGADPNKVVNHVFSPLMVACCAHSLKCMKLLVEGGADVNLITPYGQTILTEAVDDGLTEIVKFLLEAGADPNIADEDGKIPIMCAAGHAQRELIEMLFPKTRPIPSVPDWSIDGIIRSIDSLCFKTRDEALLEEQIADVKLQGKEAFAKGEYLTAIYFYCQAMNRDPFDATLFANRSICWLRQREGDRALLDAQQCTMMRPDWSKGWYREGAALAFLKDYKRAVVAFERALKLDPASDEIKKALREATDAMKSAAARTEQQNP, from the exons ATGGCGAGGAAGGTGAACCTGCGGGAAGCCAAGGGCGACAAGGGCCGGAACGCGCTGCACGCCGCTGCGGCCGGGGACCACCTCGATGTCTGCAGGTTCCTGGTGGAGGAACTGGGCCTCAACGTCAACTACACCACCGAGGAAG GAATGTCGCCGGTGCACTTCGCCGCCACCGCTGGGAGCATGTGCGTCTTGAAGTACCTTCTGGAGTGCGGTGTTGACCCTGCAATGCCTGACTCCTCCAGAGGCTGCACGCCGCTGCATTGTGCGGCAGAGGAAG GCCGCTGTGAGGCTGTGAGGCTTCTGCTGTCCAAAGGCATTGATGTGGATCCAGTCAATTACCGTGGGACACCCCTGCACTTGGCTGTCTCTAAAGACCAGGATCAGGTTGTCAAGATCCTGCTGGAGCATGGTGCTGAT CCCAACAAAGTTGTCAATCATGTCTTCTCACCACTCATGGTGGCATGTTGTGCGCATTCCTTGAAGTGCATGAAGCTACTGGTTGAG GGCGGTGCTGATGTCAACTTGATAACTCCCTATGGACAAACTATCTTAACAGAGGCAGTTGACGATGGCTTaactgagattgtcaagttctTGCTAGAGGCTGGAGCTGATCCTAACATTGCCGATGAG GATGGGAAAATACCAATCATGTGCGCAGCAGGTCATGCGCAACGTGAGCTAATTGAAATGCTGTTTCCTAAGACAAGACCAATTCCATCTGTGCCAGATTGGAGTATTGATGGGATAATAAGAAGTATAGACTCTCTGTGTTTCAAGACTAGG GATGAAGCCCTGCTGGAAGAACAGATAGCTGATGTCAAGTTACAAGGAAAGGAGGCTTTTGCAAAAGGAGAGTACCTTACAGCAATTTACTTCTATTGCCAG GCAATGAACAGAGATCCATTTGATGCCACATTGTTTGCCAACCGGAGCATATGCTGGTTGCGGCAGAGAGAAGGGGACCGAGCTCTGTTAGATGCTCAACAGTGCACAATGATGCGTCCTGATTGGTCGAAGGGATGGTACCGTGAGGGTGCAGCTCTCGCCTTTCTGAAG GACTACAAAAGAGCGGTGGTTGCATTCGAGCGAGCACTGAAACTTGACCCTGCGAGTGACGAGATCAAGAAAGCGTTAAG GGAGGCCACTGATGCTATGAAGAGCGCAGCTGCTCGCACGGAACAACAGAATCCTTGA